From Thalassovita sp.:
GCGCCATCCTGCCCGAGGGTATGCAAACCGTGGTGCTGCAGGAGGATGTTGAAGTCTCAGGCGGCAAACTGCAGTTCTACGGCCCGCTGAAACAGGGGGCCAACACCCGGCGCGCTGGCGAAGACTTTGAGGCTGGCGACCCGATCCTCAAGGCCGGGCGCAGGCTGCGCGGGGAGGATGCGGCCCTGCTGGCGGCGGCAGGTTACGCTGAGGTGCCGGTGCACCGTCGCCTGCGGGTGGGGGTGTTTTCCAACGGGGATGAGGTGATCGCCCCCGGCACCGTCGCGCCAGAAAACATGGGGGCAGGCAAGATCTATGACAGCAACCGCCCCATGCTGCTGAGCCTGTTGCAGGAATGGGGTTTTGAGGCGGTGGATCTTGGCCATGTCGCAGACAGCCGCGATGCGCTGCGCAGCCGGTTGGATACGGCGGCGGAGGCGGTAGATGCGGTGTTGACCTCAGGTGGCGTGTCCACCGGGGATGAAGACCATGTTTCAGCCCTTTTGCGCGCTGAGGGGCGGATCGACAGCTGGCGTATCGCCATCAAGCCTGGGCGCCCGCTGGCCCTGGGGCTTTGGCCCGCAGGGGAGGCGCTTTTGCCGATCTTTGGCCTGCCGGGCAATCCGGTGGCGGCGATGGTGACGGCGCTGTTGTTCGCGCGCCCCGCCCTTGGCGT
This genomic window contains:
- the glp gene encoding gephyrin-like molybdotransferase Glp, with protein sequence MPPRLRNDCFALPAGVDWVPLDEALARLRARVTPVVPVEQVALADSRGRVLAQDLMALRGNPPSANSAVDGYGFAGAALDELVTLPLAPGRSAAGEPYEGALPQGYALRILTGAILPEGMQTVVLQEDVEVSGGKLQFYGPLKQGANTRRAGEDFEAGDPILKAGRRLRGEDAALLAAAGYAEVPVHRRLRVGVFSNGDEVIAPGTVAPENMGAGKIYDSNRPMLLSLLQEWGFEAVDLGHVADSRDALRSRLDTAAEAVDAVLTSGGVSTGDEDHVSALLRAEGRIDSWRIAIKPGRPLALGLWPAGEALLPIFGLPGNPVAAMVTALLFARPALGVMGGEAWRQPQGYMVPAAFSKNKKRGRREFLRARMNSDGQAEVFRSEGSGRISGLSWADGLVELPDEPCTISEGTLVRYIPYSSFG